The Candidatus Zixiibacteriota bacterium genomic sequence GGTCAGCGGCCCGGTACGCCTGGTGGTCTACAACATTCTCGGTGAGGCCGTTCGCACGCTCACCGATCGCACCTGGCCGGCCGGGACGCATCGACTTGTCTGGCGGGGGACCGACCAGAGTGGCCGGAGTTTGTCCAGCGGCGTCTATTTCTATCGCCTCGAGTCGAATGAATTCTCGGAGACTCGAAAGATGCTTCTGCTGAAGTAATCGCCACGAGCCCACACAAAACAGCGGGCCGGTCGATTCGACCGGCCTGCTTTCTCTTTGAGGAATGAAATTCCCCGTACGGTATCAGAGCCGGGGACCGGCCTGTTTGATCTGATCCGAGGATTCCGACTCGAACTGCTTGAAATTCTCGACAAACATGGCCGCCACCTTGCGCGCCTTCTCGTCGTAGGCGCTTTTGTCCTTCCATGTGTTCCGGGGCCAGAGCTCGTCGGACGGCACGCCTTCGCAACGGGTCGGCACGCGAAGACCGAACAATTCGTCGGTCCGGTACTCGACCGAATCCAGCGCTCCCTCGAGGGCCGCGTTGAGCAGTGCGCGCGTATGCTTGATCGGCATCCGGTGTCCTTCGCCGTACGGTCCGCCGGTCCATCCGGTGTTGACCAACCAGCAGTTGACCTTGTGTTCGCGGATCTTCTGCGCCAGCAATTCCGCATACCGCGACGGGTGCAGCACCATAAACGGCGCGCCGAAACACGCCGAGAAGGTCGCTGTCGGCTCGCTGACGCCTCGTTCCGTCCCCGCTACCTTGGCCGTGTATCCCGATATGAAGTGGTACATGGCCTGCTCCGGGGTCAGCTTCGATATCGGCGGCAACACCCCGAACGCATCGGCCGTGAGCATGACGATGTTTTTCGGATGACCGCCCATGGATTCTTTCAGCGCGTTGGGAATATGCGACAGCGGATACGCCGCACGGGTGTTCTCGGTCAGACTGTCATCGTCCAGGTCGAGCCGGCGGGTAATCATATCGTAACCCACGTTTTCGAGGATGGTACCGAACTTCCGCGTCGTCTCGTAGATTTCCGGTTCGGATTCTTTCGACAGACGGATCACTTTCGCGTAGCAGCCGCCCTCGAAATTGAACACACCCTCCTTGCTCCATCCGTGTTCGTCGTCGCCGATGAGCTTTCGCTTCGGGTCCGCGGAAAGGGTCGTCTTGCCGGTGCCGGACAGACCGAAGAAAACCGCGACATCTCCCTTCTCGCCGACATTGGCACTGCAGTGCATGGATAGCACGTTGTCGAGCGGCAGCAGGTAGTTCAGCACGGTGAAGATCGATTTTTTGATTTCGCCGGCATAGCTGGTTCCACCGATCAGGACCAGCTTTTTGGCGAGGTTCAACAGAATGAACGCTTCGGAGTTCGTGCCGTCGATCTCCGGGATCGCCTGGAAATTCGGAGCGTGGAGGATGGTGAATTCGGGCTTGTGATCGACGAGTTCCTCCGGTTTCGCCTGAATGAACAGGTTGCGCGCAAACAGCGAATGCCAGGCCCGGATCGTCACCACCCGAATAGGCAGCCGGTAGCGCGAATCATACCCGGCGAAACAATCCTGTATCCAGACGTCGCGATCCTGCAGGTACGCCTGGAAGCGGCGAAACATGTTGTCGAAGACCTGCTGAGAAATCGGCTTGTTCACCTTTCCCCACCACACGTGGTCCTTGCTGCTCGGCTCCTCGACAATGAACTTGTCCCTGGCGGCTCGTCCGGTGTGCAGTCCCGTCCGCACTACGATCGGCCCCAGGTGCGTCAGGTATCCTTCACCGTTTTTGATGATGTCTTCGTACAGAAGCGGCGTGTTGTGGTTCCAGTGCTCCTTGCGAACGTTCAGAATGTTGTGCGTATCAAGTCCATACTTGCTGCGCAGGCGTTCTGCCGCCATAGGCGTACTCCTCTTTTGGTACAGGTATGATCAGACGATTGTGCGTTCGAGATTCTATATAGAGAATGTTGCCCGGCCCGCAGTGTTTCGGACAACAGCATCAGGATATCAATTTCGCCGGGAAAACTCAATAATGAACCGACTTTAGCAACGATATCCACATTCGCACGGCGAGGTTGCGGTGCCCGAGCAGTGCAGCGACGGGGGCGCCGAGCGAGCAATCGCCGCCTCCTTCGTAGCTATTCCGATACACATTACCATCTTTCACTCTGACGACCGTGTCACGGCAGGATGTCACTCTTCGTCGAAACATGCTGATTTTCAGTAACTTATACGGCTCGTTGTGTTGTTGCCCGGAAAAAGAGACAAACAATAGTGGATTTCTTAGTCGAAAAATCTTGGTGTCGCGTCAATCGTGACGTATAATAAGGTACCTGCGCTAGACGACTTGCTTGTTGTCCCCCGTTGTTCCGGAATGATTCGGCCGCCGGAACCCAACACTGTGCGGCAAGACATCGTGTCATTCTCACGCCTGGCCGAAAAGGAGGTTGCCATGAAAGATATCAGGTATTTCACGGATATCGATCAGGTCGACCGGCTCGATGAGCGGGCACGACAGCAGCTTCACCACGTGACCGACGCGTACCGCTTTCGGGCCAACGACTACTATCTCTCCCTGATCGACTGGAACGACCCCGACGATCCGATCCGGCGCATAATCATTCCCGATCCGACCGAACTTGAAGTCGACGGAGAGCTGGACGCGTGCAACGAGCACGCCAACTATGTCGCCCCCGGATGTCAGCACAAGTATCCGCACACGGCGCTGCTGATCTGCGCCGAAAACTGTGCGGGGTACTGCCGGTACTGCTTCCGGAAGCGACTTTTCATGAACGCCGGCGAAGAGCGCATCACGGATTTCACGGAGAGCATCAACTACATCCGCGAACACAAAGCGATCACCAACGTCCTGCTCACCGGCGGCGACCCGCTTACCCTGTCGACACGACGGCTCGAGACGATTATTCGGGAGCTGCGTACGATCGATCACGTGGGCGTCATCAGAATCGGAAGCAAAACCCCGGCATTCAACCCGTATCGGATCATCGATGATCCCGATTTGCCGGCGGTGCTGGCGCGCTATTCCACGCGCCGAAAGCGCATTTATGTCATCACGCATTTTGACGTCGTCCAGGAGCTGACGGACGCCGCCTGCCTGGGGCTGGAGATTCTGCACCGTGCCGGAGTGGTCATGGCCAACCAGACACCGATCATCCGGGGGGCCAACGATACGCCGGATGCGCTCGTGAAGCTGATGGCCAGGCTGTCGTTTGTCGGCGTACCGCCGTATTACTTTTTCCAGTGTCGTCCGACCGCCGGCAATCGTCCGTACACCGTGCCGATCGCCGAGGCGTACGCGACGATCGAGGCCGCCAAAAAACGGGTGTCCGGGCTCGCCAAGAGAGCGCGGTATGTCATGTCGCATGCGCTTGGAAAAATCGAAATCGTGGGTCTGAACCACGACTATTTCTTCCTCAAGTTTCACCGCGCCCGCTATCAGGAGGACGAAGGGCGATTCATGATGTTCTATCGCAATGACTGCGCGTTCTGGCTCGACGATTTGATTCCTGCCGACGGCCAGCCGCATCCGGTGCACGAGCGGCGGGGAGATACCCTGACCCCGCGTGTCTACGCGGTCGCGCAGTAAGACGTGTGACGCAAAAAAAGCCCGGCCCCGTGGAGTATTCGGAGCCGGGCGGGTGCGGTTACCCTCCCCCCGGGAGCGCTACTTCAACGCGGAAAAGACATCGATGGTCGCGGTATCCGACCTTTGGAGCAAGGGTCTCACC encodes the following:
- a CDS encoding phosphoenolpyruvate carboxykinase produces the protein MAAERLRSKYGLDTHNILNVRKEHWNHNTPLLYEDIIKNGEGYLTHLGPIVVRTGLHTGRAARDKFIVEEPSSKDHVWWGKVNKPISQQVFDNMFRRFQAYLQDRDVWIQDCFAGYDSRYRLPIRVVTIRAWHSLFARNLFIQAKPEELVDHKPEFTILHAPNFQAIPEIDGTNSEAFILLNLAKKLVLIGGTSYAGEIKKSIFTVLNYLLPLDNVLSMHCSANVGEKGDVAVFFGLSGTGKTTLSADPKRKLIGDDEHGWSKEGVFNFEGGCYAKVIRLSKESEPEIYETTRKFGTILENVGYDMITRRLDLDDDSLTENTRAAYPLSHIPNALKESMGGHPKNIVMLTADAFGVLPPISKLTPEQAMYHFISGYTAKVAGTERGVSEPTATFSACFGAPFMVLHPSRYAELLAQKIREHKVNCWLVNTGWTGGPYGEGHRMPIKHTRALLNAALEGALDSVEYRTDELFGLRVPTRCEGVPSDELWPRNTWKDKSAYDEKARKVAAMFVENFKQFESESSDQIKQAGPRL
- a CDS encoding KamA family radical SAM protein; its protein translation is MKDIRYFTDIDQVDRLDERARQQLHHVTDAYRFRANDYYLSLIDWNDPDDPIRRIIIPDPTELEVDGELDACNEHANYVAPGCQHKYPHTALLICAENCAGYCRYCFRKRLFMNAGEERITDFTESINYIREHKAITNVLLTGGDPLTLSTRRLETIIRELRTIDHVGVIRIGSKTPAFNPYRIIDDPDLPAVLARYSTRRKRIYVITHFDVVQELTDAACLGLEILHRAGVVMANQTPIIRGANDTPDALVKLMARLSFVGVPPYYFFQCRPTAGNRPYTVPIAEAYATIEAAKKRVSGLAKRARYVMSHALGKIEIVGLNHDYFFLKFHRARYQEDEGRFMMFYRNDCAFWLDDLIPADGQPHPVHERRGDTLTPRVYAVAQ